The nucleotide sequence GCTCCATTTGATTGCTCTGCAAGCTTGCGAACTTCCTGTGCAACAACGGCAAACCCCTTTCCTTGTTCTCCTGCCCTGGCAGCTTCAATTGCGGCATTTAAAGCTAACAAATTCGTTTGATCAGCAATGTCACTAATTGTCGTTATGATACCTCCAATTTCATTAGAGCGCTTACCAAGTTTTTGAATAGCATCAGTTGCAAACGTAACGGTTTTGGTGACAGTACCTAAGTGTTGAATAGCTTCATTAATTTTCTGGTTTCCTTCTTTGGCTAATGTTGTAACAGTAGCCGTATTCTCCACGTTACGTGCAGCTTGAACCATACCTTCTGAGAACTTTGCGTCTGATGAATCAATCAATTTCACAATTTGGTTCGTTTGATTAGCTTGATGTGCAGCACCATCAGCAATTTCCGAAATAGTGAAAGCAACCTGCTGAGAACTTTCATTCGCCTGAAGAGCTGAACCTGTCAAAGCTCTGCTACTTTGATTCAATTCATTTGATAAACCATTCATTTCTTTAATTAATTCAACTAAACGCTGACGCATCGTTTCAAATGACATGGCCAGTTTGCTTGTCTCATCTTTTGAAATCGGGATAATTGGTTCTTTCAAATTCCCTTCTGCTATCTCTTCTGTACTCCTTATCAGTTGGACTATCGGATTGATAATTGAGCGGCCCATGATTGCTGTAATCATAACTGATACTAAAATAATAATAATTGAAGCGATTAAAATTAATAATTGTAAAAATTTGCTTTTATCTATCATAAAGCTAAAATCTGTATTCATCTCATCTAATGCTTTACTAGAATATTTATCCATTTCATTATGTAAATCTTCAGCTACCTGATCAAACTCGCCCATTATTTTATTGCCTGACTGTGGACCACCTTCCACATATGCTTTGGCCATTTTTTGACCAGTATTATAGTATTCATCAAAAGCTTGTTCTAAGGTTCTTAGCTCTGATTCATTGCTCGGGTTTAGCTCTATCAATCTTTTAATATCTTTTTTAAAGCTTACTGCATATTCTTCAGCTAAATCAAATCCATCATTAAGACCGTCAAGGCCTCGAGTAGCACTAATATCTGTTAACCATTGTTGAACTTGAACGATCGATAATTCCATTTCTTTAACAGTTAGCGCTGTCTGTAATGATACTTGGTCAACTTGATGCAGCTTTTGTTTGAAGTTCCCAAACTCCTTGTATTGATAAGCACTTGTGGCTGCAAATAAGATGAAAATAA is from Bacillus tianshenii and encodes:
- a CDS encoding HAMP domain-containing methyl-accepting chemotaxis protein, producing the protein MKSIRTKILLSLGIIFILFAATSAYQYKEFGNFKQKLHQVDQVSLQTALTVKEMELSIVQVQQWLTDISATRGLDGLNDGFDLAEEYAVSFKKDIKRLIELNPSNESELRTLEQAFDEYYNTGQKMAKAYVEGGPQSGNKIMGEFDQVAEDLHNEMDKYSSKALDEMNTDFSFMIDKSKFLQLLILIASIIIILVSVMITAIMGRSIINPIVQLIRSTEEIAEGNLKEPIIPISKDETSKLAMSFETMRQRLVELIKEMNGLSNELNQSSRALTGSALQANESSQQVAFTISEIADGAAHQANQTNQIVKLIDSSDAKFSEGMVQAARNVENTATVTTLAKEGNQKINEAIQHLGTVTKTVTFATDAIQKLGKRSNEIGGIITTISDIADQTNLLALNAAIEAARAGEQGKGFAVVAQEVRKLAEQSNGAASKITELINDIQAETYVTVKTMESNLEAVTEQVKIIQQGGEFITNIVSKVRETEDDTTKIQEMLEEFKLYLQRITDSTQEISSISQQSAAGAEEVSASSEELTGIMDEVKHSANKLANYSSQLHGQVNKFKI